Genomic window (Deltaproteobacteria bacterium):
TCGGCGGTCTGACCGGAAGGGGTCGGCGCGGGCGGTTCGGACTTGCCAATCGCGGGCGCGCTCTTCGCGCCGTTGCCGTTGCTCTTGGCCGGACGCGTCGCTGCGAGGATCGGTGCGAGCGCTTTTTCCTGCACCGCCTCCCAGATCGACTCGTCGTGCTGCGAGAGGTCGAGGCCCTCTTCTTCCTGCCCGGGCGTCACGCGGATCGGCAGCACCAGATCCACGATCTTGTACGCGAGATAGGACCCGATGAACGAAAACGCCGCGACCGCGCCGAGCGCCACGAGGTGACCGAGAAAGGTGTGCGTCTGGCCGTACACGAGGCCGACGTCCTTGGCGAAGACGGCCGTCGCGACCATGCCGACCATGCCGCCCACGCCGTGACAGGGGAAGACGTCGAGGGTGTCGTCGAGGGCCGATTTGGTTTTGAAGTGAACCGCCACGTTGCTGACGACCGCGGCGAGCGCGCCGATGAAAACGCTCGATCCGATCGACACGAAACCCGCCGCCGGGGTGATCGCCACCAGGCCCACCACCGCGCCGATGCACGCGCCGAGCGCCGAGGGTTTGCGTCCCTTGACCATGTCGAAGAGGATCCAGCCGAGCGCGGCGGCGGCCGATGCCGTGTTGGTTGTCGCGAACGCCATGACGGCGGTGCCGTTGGCCGCGAGCGCCGATCCCGCGTTGAAGCCGAACCATCCGTACCACAGCATTCCGGTGCCGAGGATCACGAACGGGATGTTGGCGGGAACGTGCGCCTTGCCGTCTTTGTGATGCTGCCGCGCGCCCAGGAACAGCGCGCCGGCCAGCGCCGCAAAGCCCGCGGACATGTGGACGACGGTGCCGCCCGCGAAGTCGAGCACGCCGGCCTGGCGCAGCAGGCCGTCGGGATGCCAGGTCATGTGCGCGAGCGGGCTGTACACGAGGAGGCTGAACAGGATCATGAACAGGAT
Coding sequences:
- a CDS encoding ammonium transporter, giving the protein MVIAVIAAFLPASAPPADGGPIVGADVAWMLAATALVLLMTPGLSFFYGGMVRQNNVVSTMLQSFIAMAVISITWVVVGFSLAFGDSIGGVIGNPLTFAFFRGVGEATNPALSPTIPLALFALFQLKFAIITPALITGSFAERVRFSSYILFMILFSLLVYSPLAHMTWHPDGLLRQAGVLDFAGGTVVHMSAGFAALAGALFLGARQHHKDGKAHVPANIPFVILGTGMLWYGWFGFNAGSALAANGTAVMAFATTNTASAAAALGWILFDMVKGRKPSALGACIGAVVGLVAITPAAGFVSIGSSVFIGALAAVVSNVAVHFKTKSALDDTLDVFPCHGVGGMVGMVATAVFAKDVGLVYGQTHTFLGHLVALGAVAAFSFIGSYLAYKIVDLVLPIRVTPGQEEEGLDLSQHDESIWEAVQEKALAPILAATRPAKSNGNGAKSAPAIGKSEPPAPTPSGQTAEILG